TCAAAAGCACTGAGAGGATTCTGGTGCGTCAACATCATGAAAATTAGTGGAAAACCTTTTGACATTGGGATTATTCAAATCTATGCCCCGACTGCAGACAAAGACATGGAGGAAATTGAAATATTCTATGAAGTCGTTTAAAAGGCAATGAAGCAACTGAAATCACAAGACATAATCAtaatgggcgacttcaatgcaaaagttggaagagaaagaatagacaACACAGTGGGACCATTCGGTTtaggagaaataaatgaaaaaaggagaaaacctgGTTGAGTGGTGCAAAGAACACAATTTCAAGATTATGAATACCTGGTTCAAGAATCATCCAAGAAAATGCTGGACATGGAAAAGCCCTGGAGACAGCACACGAAATCAAATTGACTACATATTAATGCAAGAACGATATCGCAACTCCATCACATCATGCAGATCTATGCCAGGTGCAGACTGTGGCAGTGACCACATCCCAGTTGTGGGAACCATGGACGTGAAGCTTAAGAGGTTGAAGACATCAATGAGGGAACCAAAACTTAACTAACCTcctagaagaacaagaagagctaaaaagcaaatatataattAGTGTAAAGAACAAATTTGACATTCTTGACATTTTAAATTCAGCCGAGCAAAGATGGCAAAAGATAAAGGAAAGCATCAACGAAGCAGCTAAGGAACAGATCCCTATCACAGAGAAAAGAGCTAACAAGAAATGGATGACACCAGAGATCACAGATCTcacggaagagaggggaagagtcaAACAGTATGTACCAAAATATCGAGAAATGAGCAAAACTATAAAGAGAAGGTGCAACAAAGCCAAGGAAAAACGGATTAATGCTCAGTGCATAGAGACTGAAAAGCACACCATCAAAGACAGTAAATACATGCATCACAAAATTAAATAATTGACGGGGAAGGCACCATCACTGGGATCAGGATGTCTGAAATCCAAAGATGGGGAAATTCTAATGGACAAAAATGAAATCCAAAACAGGTGGTCAGAATATACTGAAGAACTATATAAAGATGAGAGAGGACCAGCACCACCAATAAACACTGTCACTGAAAGTTCACCAATTCTGGCTGAGGAAGTGGAACaagcaataaaaaagatgaaaaaagtcaAGGCAGCAGGGCCAGATAATGTTCCCACTGAAATCATAACAGCTCTAAAAGAAGTAGGAATTATGGAAATAACAAAACTCCTCAACATCATCTATGACACAGGAGAATTACCGAATGATTTAACAAAATCAGTATTTATAGCTCTACCAAAAAAGCCTGGAACAACAGACTGCAAACAACTCAGAACAATAAGTCTTATGAGTCATCTAACAAAAGTCTTTCTAAGAGTGCTTATGTGCAGAATGAGGAATAAAATCAGACCAGAAATTTCAGAGACAGTTTGGATTTGTGGCAGATAAGGGCACTCGAAACGcaatttttacaattaatatgcTCCTAGAAAGATCAATAGAAGTACAGAAACACATATATCTCTGTTTTATAGACTACTCAAAGGCCTTTGACAAAGTGAGACATGAGGATCTATTCACCATTCTATCAAGTCTGAACATAGATGCCAAAGACCTATGCATCTTAAGAAACCTATAATGGGAACAAATGGCAGCCATCAGGATTGACAACGAACTCAGTCGATATAGACCAATTAAAAGAGGAGTAAGACAGGACTGTGTGTTATCACCTGATCTTTTTAATTTATACAGTGAGATGATCCTGAGAAATCTTAATGAACACCAGGTAGTCAAGGTTGGcggcaacaacatcaacaacctaTGTTATGCAGATGACACAGTCCTAATTGCTGACTCAGAACAAAAATTACAAACCCTTCTTACAACAGCAAGTGTCAAAAGCGAAGAAAGAAGATTGCAATTAAGTTCAAAGAAAACAGAATGCATGGTTATCTCAAAACAAGCCAATGTACCCATTTGTAATATATCATGCAATggtgagaaaataaaacaagcaaaccTTCAAATACTTGGGATATAACATAATGCAAGATGCAAAGAGTgatactgaaataaagaaaagaattgcaaTGGCCAAAGATACCTTCAGCAAGATGAAAACCATATTTATCAACAGAAATATTACTAGCAATACGAAAATAAACACGCTCAAAACATATGTCTGGTCAATCCTACCATACGGATGTGAATGCTGGACACTGAACAAATACACAGAAAAGATATTGGAGGCAGCAGAACTGTGGTTCATCAGAAGGTTTATGAAAATATCATGGACTGAAAGGAAAACCAACCCAGAAAAGGCCCAGAATATGTACTCatgtggttttgtagacatggaaactggtcgagcgaatttcggagactgtgtccgtgttgcgagccgaaaggacgcaCGACCACCCTGTCACCAGTTGTAAGAGAttgttggtgaacagtaatgaTAGTCAGTGTACTTACGACTCACTACACATGTAAAGGGGACATACGCTATATCTTAGAGTAAGCAATGAGTGCGGTCTGCGTCCAGCCAGCCAGCCTTGAGGGCGAAGGCTAGACTGACCTTATCACTTCGGGTGCTGGGCAtgactgagaggtcagacgaggtcagataaaattgtcatctaTGTCCTCTctggcttgatggttctaaattggatttagagccacgtggtctattggtaaaatggcttacagaaattgtgcttatgtatatgcaatactctcctcccattcctctctctccctctctttctctctctctctctcctctccttcctctctctcccgccctctctctcctccccttttttctctccctctctctctctcctccccttcctctctctctctctcactctctctctctctctctctctctcacctccccttcctctctctccctctccctctctcttccccttcctcttgtggtgaccacctcgcgaGGAGCTTCCACACACGGTAGAGCAGCTCAAGACGCTTGGCGATCTGGCCCCTGCCAATCACCGCGAAGCTCTTCGCACCTGACTGGAGAGTATGCATTGCGACACTCATCGCCTAGGCTCTGACCACTGAACAATTGTGAATTGTGAATTGTGAGCcatgcaaataaaaaacaaatttgactAACCGTATTGTTTACCTAAAacctacacctctctctctcctccccttcttctctctctctctctccttcccttcctcgctctctcctcctcctcttcctctgtctctctcttccccttcccctctctctctctcctcccctttctttctctccctctctctctctcctccccttcctctctttcctcctcttcctctctctctccttcccatcctctctctcctcccatctctctcctacccttctctctctctctctctctctctctctctctctctttctttctctttctctctctttctcctccccttcctttctctccttcccttcctatctcttcctctctctctctcgcctccccttactctctctgtctctctctctctctctctctctctctctctctctctctctctctctctctctctctcctctctctctcttttttttttgctcctcccttcctctccctctctcttacccttcctccccccctctctctctccttcctttttctccttctcttcctatctctccctctctctcactcctccccctactccttctttctctcaccctctctctctctctctctctctctctctctctctctctcctctctctctccttcccctctcctcctctctcctcctcctcctctcctcctcctcctctcctcccctcactctctccccctctctctctctctctctttttccttctctctctcctttccccttctcctctctctctctccttcccccttcttcctcttcctctcccttcccttccccttcttctcttccctctctcctc
The Penaeus monodon isolate SGIC_2016 chromosome 18, NSTDA_Pmon_1, whole genome shotgun sequence genome window above contains:
- the LOC119584717 gene encoding uncharacterized protein LOC119584717 codes for the protein MKISGKPFDIGIIQIYAPTADKDMEEIEIFYENHPRKCWTWKSPGDSTRNQIDYILMQERYRNSITSCRSMPGADCGSDHIPVVGTMDVKLKSVKNKFDILDILNSAEQRWQKIKESINEAAKEQIPITEKRANKKWMTPEITDLTEERGRVKQWSEYTEELYKDERGPAPPINTVTESSPILAEEVEQAIKKMKKVKAAGPDNVPTEIITALKEVGIMEITKLLNIIYDTGELPNDLTKSRQFGFVADKGTRNAIFTINMLLERSIEVQKHIYLCFIDYSKAFDKVRHEDLFTILSSLNIDAKDLCILRNL